Within the Limnothrix sp. FACHB-406 genome, the region GCAGGGGTGGAACGTTAGGGCTGAAATTTGTCACCCAAGTAATATTGCCGCACCAAGGGGTTGCCATACAGCTCGGTGGCGTTTCCGGAGGCGAGGATCTGGCCTTCCCGCAAAATATAGGCGCGATCGACAATTTCCAGGGTTTCCCGCACGTTGTGATCGGTAATCAGAATCCCCATGCCCCGATCGCGTAGTCCGGCCACGATGCGTTGAATTTCGGCCACTGCGATCGGGTCGATGCCCGCAAAGGGTTCATCCAGCAACAGGAACTGGGGCCCCTCCAATCCCACGGCTAAGGCGCGGGCAATTTCCGTGCGGCGGCGCTCACCCCCTGACACCTGAATTCCCGGCGTGTGGGCCACTTTCTCCAGCCCAAAATCTTGCACCAACTGCTGGAGACGGCGCTCCTGCATCTCTCGGGGTAGCTTGGCTTGCTGCAACACCAGGCGCAAGTTATCCGCCACACTCAGGTGGCGAAACACACTCGGTTCTTGGGCCAGGTAACCAATGCCGAGGCGGGCCCGTTGGTGAATGGGTTGTTCGGTAATGTCTTGGTCATCAAGCCACACATGGCCGCTGTCGGGCCGTTCCAACCCCGTGGCCATATAGAAAACGGTGGTTTTGCCTGCGCCGTTTGGCCCCAGCAGCCCAACCACCTCCCCCCGTTCCACCGTGAGGCTAACGCGGTTGACAATTAGACGCTCACCGTAGGCTTTCTGGACGTTTTCAAGAACAATCTTCAACGGTGTACCCCCACGAAAGGATGCAAGCCGGCCAGCGGCGATCGAACAGCGGTAAATTTTAGGGCGCGGTGGGGGCAAACAGCGAAGGCACGGCCGGCGCGGCAGGCAGTCCCCCCGCCGGCCCCGAAGACGAAGGCAAGACCGTGGGCGTGGTGGTGTCCAACACTAAGTAGACCGATTCCACTTGGCGGTTGGGCAAGGGCAGCGCGATCGATCGCCCTTCATCGACATAGTAGGTGACCGTTTCGGCCCGCAGGCTATTGCCGTCTTGCAGCACAAACACATCGCCCGACATCACCAAGCGGCGTTCGTTGCTGAAATATTGTGCCTGGGCGGCGGTGGCTTTGAGCATCCGAGCGGGATAGTCCACCTGAACGTTGCCCCGCGCCGTCACAATTCCCGCGATCGAGTTGGCCTCTTGCACGTCGGAGATGACCGTCATCGGCTGGCGCACTGGAACCGGCTGCGTGGGGGGCGCTGGCTGGGCGATCGCCTGGGACACCTGCCCAATTCCCATCGCCGCCGCCATCAGACTGGCTCCCATGGCCCGCCGGGCCCGCTTGGCTGCGGCCCTTTGGCTCGATCGAGTTCTGCCCACTGGTTGACCCACCATAGTCATTGGTTCAAAAACGAAGGTTTAAAGGCAAAGAAGAGACGGCTAATGCTAAAGATGGCTAACTCAACGATCACCCAGTAGCCCACTTAGCAACTGATTGGTTCGATCGCTGGATCGACGTTTCAGGGTGCTTGAGGGGGCTGCTGCTTCAGTGGTCTATTGAATTTGGCAACATACCAGAGACAACCCACATTAACCCAAGAGGGGAGATCACCCGACGGCGATCGCGTAGCCTTGAGATCCGCAGCGTTGAGATGAATCGAGATCATAGGATCGCCCCAGATAGTTTAGCGAACGCTTGCAACGTCAACCGTTCGTCATTGCCCATTTGCCAAACGGTGGTGGCGGCCCATG harbors:
- the lptB gene encoding LPS export ABC transporter ATP-binding protein; this encodes MKIVLENVQKAYGERLIVNRVSLTVERGEVVGLLGPNGAGKTTVFYMATGLERPDSGHVWLDDQDITEQPIHQRARLGIGYLAQEPSVFRHLSVADNLRLVLQQAKLPREMQERRLQQLVQDFGLEKVAHTPGIQVSGGERRRTEIARALAVGLEGPQFLLLDEPFAGIDPIAVAEIQRIVAGLRDRGMGILITDHNVRETLEIVDRAYILREGQILASGNATELYGNPLVRQYYLGDKFQP
- a CDS encoding LptA/OstA family protein produces the protein MTMVGQPVGRTRSSQRAAAKRARRAMGASLMAAAMGIGQVSQAIAQPAPPTQPVPVRQPMTVISDVQEANSIAGIVTARGNVQVDYPARMLKATAAQAQYFSNERRLVMSGDVFVLQDGNSLRAETVTYYVDEGRSIALPLPNRQVESVYLVLDTTTPTVLPSSSGPAGGLPAAPAVPSLFAPTAP